Within the Gossypium raimondii isolate GPD5lz chromosome 12, ASM2569854v1, whole genome shotgun sequence genome, the region AATTTGTTGTTCTCTCCTAAGGCATTCAatgtatattatatttcataatttttaaattttaattttgttttattataaattacaacACCTTTTAtcgtttaataaaaattaaaaaaaaaagcatagcATCATTTATACGAATGACTATACTTATTCAAGAGTTGAACTATTCATTCAAGTTCAAATCTCTCTCAACAATTGAAAGGATTTGAAAATTGAACTTAAGCCAggctcatttaaaatataagtcaaGCTTGTACTTCAACGTTGAAGGTCTTAACCGAACTCGGCTTGAtctgtttttaatgttataatattgtattttatttttatatatatcataaatgtcaaatatataattttataatataaaattaatattagtGAATTAAATAGGAAGATTTCTTAATCGAAATTATTGTTGAATTTCTAGAATGTTGACTTGGTAAATGattagaattttataataaaatttggtcATACACCTTCCATCCGTGTgaacaaaaattctaaaaataatatgaaggTAATTTTGTACGAACCATAAGTCTTAATAAAAACAAAGCTcctttatataaattttataatgtaatgTAAGGAAAATAAATACAGGATCTTTTAGGGTTGGAGGGGTGCAGCAAGTTGCAAAGAAGGTGGCATGATTTTCATTGCCACGAGAGCAGCCCAACCAAGTTGTTTCCTTCTCTTTGTCATTTGCCATCTTTCATTATCACAACTACGTCAACTTCACTGTGTTTATACCAAAATTACATTAAATCCCATGCCCTTTGATAGCCCAAGCTTGGAAGTTTCTTAGCGGTTTCCCACTATATACATACACacccacatatatatatatatgaactgAATATATGTGAAAGAGAGTGGAGCTTACTTGTGATGATCCAAGAAAATACTGAAAGCCTGAAAAAATGTGATTGCTTtgccttttacttaattattgtACACTAAAGTTGATTcactttgaattttgattaatatGAAATTCATCCACTCATTCACCCACCCACTCACCATTTATATATGATCCCTGAGACTAAATAATAATGTAGGGTAATGCATGCTTCTCCAATGTCTCTCCCTTTTGGGTTGTCTTTATTCTTGATCCAATCTCTTTACAAAGTAGTTTTAGAGATGTGTGTGTTTTTTATACTGATATCATACATTTATGATCTGACTTCCGAAATACAGCTATATAATTGGAGTGTGTCTATTAATGCAGGcaatttcagtttcttttcgtAAAAGTTGCACTTAGCTTAGCTGATAAAGAATCCAAATTCTATTTCTCTTGCAAGTATTTGGATCTTGTCTTCAACAAGGAGTGGGAGAGTCAATAATTATGGAAATGGATAGATCAtgataagagaaagaaaaagacaaaaaataaaaagagtgaaagaattgtttatttatataatcaCTAGTATAAAGAAATGAAGCTATTGGAAAGAATATGTGCCTAAAAGCAAACCTcatggggttttttttttttttcagaaaaggagaaataaacaataaaagaaattgaaattgaaagtagAGGTGAAAGCTCATTGGACGAGAAGGAGAGGTAGAAGAACCTTACCAAACCCATTAAAAAGAGGATTATGgggaaaaaaaagttttggtCTGGTCTTCCAAGTTCCAACGAGTACGAAGGAAActattcctttaaaaaaaaaaatagagctTTTTGGTGTACTTTTTAACtagtattttgttttatttatttaataacgAAAAAGCATAAGCATTATGTACAGCCAATGGAATGATGGTCGATCAATAGCTATGGCCTATATGCTTTGTTCCCATATCTTTTTTGGTGACTAGGGTTACCCTTACCCATCcttttttgtttactttagaTGGGTTTGCCGATATTTATTCTCATAGGAATCTGATAATGACAGCCAAAACCATAGAGGAAAACCATCCATTTGATGTAGCTTTATATGCATTACTTGGGGAGGGGCAGAGCAGTATCTGAAGAAACACGGTGAGGTTTGTTTTGGAAACGTATGAAGTGGGTAGTGACTTGGTCATTAAGCTATTATTTGAAtgagaaagggaaagaaaattgcaaaatttattGACGTAAGGAATCCCAAGCTATTAACATAAAGAAAAGAACATGAATACACAGGTAATGAAATGCCATTTTGGcagctttgattttttttttttttttcattgtttcagGTCCCCAATACACAAACACCATCCGCTCTGTGCTGTGGAGGATTTTAACCATCTTATTTCTCCCTGTCAACCAATTGTATGATAAACCCACTTTTGCTCTTCATTCACTACAAAAACTAGTATATATTCAGACCCAAAACACTACATTACAGCATTCTATCCTGCAGGTCCGACATAAAAGTGGATGCAAATGAGCTAAGTTTCTTTCCAGTCTCCCCTGCAATGTTCTTAAGGTTCGACATATCGTGTTGTGCCTGCCAgaaaaattttatacataataaatgaataaataattcgacttcataaaataaagcaaaacaAAGGGAAAAGAACATTAGCCATCAGACCTGGAAAGAGAATCGGCTGATGAGGTCACTAGCGGTGAGGTCATGATCTGCGCCTTTACCAAATAGATCAGCACTGGAGATGGCTGTTGATCCCTGCAAAAAAGAACAAGATAGCTATTCATAATACAAACCATATTTCAAAGTAAATTTACACTTGTTACAGTTCTCACAGCCACTGAACTGATAATTGGATTACCAACTACTTCCAGTCATGCCTATATATTTTAGTTGAAGATGATTAAACAAAGCATATTACAAGAATTAGTGTTTTCTTTTGCTACCTGACCATAAATAAGTGATGCTAGTACGGTTATATACTAAAatcgaaaacaaaaaattatcatCACGGTCCTTCTAAGAATCTACTTTGTTTACAGCCGACTGTCAAACCATAAAACTAAGGGAAAGGATAACATGCAATGGTACTAAAATTTGTGATAGAATAATTAAGTCTTTTGAGCACTTAAAAAAGATATCTTTCGAGAAAGGAATAGCCGCTGCACATACTGAGAATTTCTGCAAAGTGACTTGAGCGTCATTGTCTGCTGCTCTGGTCTGATCACCAAAAAATTGGGCTGATGAAATAGATTTCGCATTCAAGAACTTTCTTCTAGCTTCATCTGTTTCCTGAACCTGGGattaaaaagaagcaataaGAAAAACAGCAAAAAAGCAGAAAcagtttagaaaagaaataataactAAGATTGACCACTTCCAGGggaaattataaaagtaaaacataatcACACAAAACTTCCTACCCATCAAATTCTCCAACCATAGTATTACATGGACATGTGCAATATAGGAGCATTTTCCtttcaaattcatgttttttaatttgattttcaaagaaaattttaacttcactTTAGCTAAAACCATAACCGGAATAATATACTCATTATGAAAGTTGTAAACGTCTCTAGCAGTACAAGTTTGTGATATGAAGAATCAAACAGAAGAGCCATATGTTCTAAAACCAAAAGGAGGTCTTCCATTAAACCATCAGCCACTTGTACAAAATATTAAGCTTTTGGTCATCGAGGAGATATATTACTTACTTGCACTTTTGGGGAATTTGAGACTGAATTCTTCTGAAACCCCCTGTCCATTCCAAAATCAGCAATGAAGCTTGATGATTTTGGAGGAGCAATGTGGCTAACCACTTGTGGGCCACCAGAATTAAATTCAGAAGATTGACCATTTTCTACATACTCAAAACGCGATGGAAAAGATGAGGCAATGGGTACAGTGTTTTTAGTTGAGGAAGTAACAGGGGCAACTGGCTCTTCAGGCTTCTGGTCATAGAGGTTTTCACTTGGCTGAAATTAAAATGGACTATGTTATAAAGAGAAAAGGACCTTAAAGTAACTCCAAAATAAGTAATTGTTCTAATCAAGATATCCCTATGATCATTCTGCTGTAACTGCATAGCTTACAAAAGTCTATGCGAATACCTTTGAAGTAAGCTTCCGGGCACCAAGCCCCCCAGTTTTCCCAGTCTTCTTTGCACCAAGAGGCTTCTTGACAGTGCTTGTCACAACCGTATGAGAAGCCTTTTGTGTAGCAGAAACTTCCGGTTTTCCTAACCCTCCTAAAGAACTTTCTTTAGGAGTCTCATCAATCTTGCTATCAAAAAACCCATTGGATGCTTTCGATGACTGAGAAGCAACAGGGAACAATGGCATACCCACCTCTTCTTCCATGCTTTTAGTGACTTCTTTTGCTAGTAGTTGCCTATATAATTCGGCAGCTCTTGAAGTATATTTGGACTCAATTTTGCCACCATCAGTCCATCCATGCTGCTTAAAGAAAACTTGTGCACGGTTGTTTCCTCCATAGATCATCATTTTCAACTGTTCAGGAGACCATGAATCCAAATTTGTAGACCTGCAAAAATATAAGTACTTTTAAGAACGAGGACAGAAACACAGGGGCTCAAAAATATACCCAATAGCTGGGACATTGAATGATGGTATTAACACCATAAGATTCTCAAAGTCACAAGTCTTCACTAATGAACATGTTTCACAGTAGACAAAATATCTGAAAGCTCTTGCTGTTTTGGCTAGTAAGTAGGACACTCTAGGAAAGGTGCTTTTTCAGCCAGTAGGGAGGAAATTCTTGAGAAGGTTAAGTGATTATGTACCTCCAATTTTGGCTAAACATGAGCATCAACAACCTTAATACCCAGAAAATAGCGTGACAGGAAGTAATTTTCATGCTACATTGTTACCCACAAAAACTTGCAGACATGTTAAGTATGATAGCCTATTAATCTCTACAAAAAGGGTTTCGACTATCAAACCactaaaagaaattcaatcctCTCTTAGTTTTTGGAAATATATCAAAGAACAAATATTAACATAGTAGCGGCTTATCTCATATGCATGATAAATCAGAATGAATTTATCACATTCAttacaaaaacacaaaagaagATATTTCATATTACGATTCAGGTCCAATGCAAGCCACCTATAGAAATATGAACGGAATTTTCACACAGACACAAAATACAAAATGCGGGGAGACatctttgaaaacaaaatatagaCCACTCAGAAACAATATAGAACAAATCATAATTCAGCTGTGGCGGTTGTAAAAAGGAATATAACTATA harbors:
- the LOC105765003 gene encoding probable ADP-ribosylation factor GTPase-activating protein AGD9 → MESSDNLSDKNAVFRKLKTKSDNKMCFDCNAKNPTWASVTYGIFLCIDCSAVHRSLGVHVSFVRSTNLDSWSPEQLKMMIYGGNNRAQVFFKQHGWTDGGKIESKYTSRAAELYRQLLAKEVTKSMEEEVGMPLFPVASQSSKASNGFFDSKIDETPKESSLGGLGKPEVSATQKASHTVVTSTVKKPLGAKKTGKTGGLGARKLTSKPSENLYDQKPEEPVAPVTSSTKNTVPIASSFPSRFEYVENGQSSEFNSGGPQVVSHIAPPKSSSFIADFGMDRGFQKNSVSNSPKVQVQETDEARRKFLNAKSISSAQFFGDQTRAADNDAQVTLQKFSGSTAISSADLFGKGADHDLTASDLISRFSFQAQHDMSNLKNIAGETGKKLSSFASTFMSDLQDRML